In Nitrospira sp., one genomic interval encodes:
- the tatA gene encoding twin-arginine translocase TatA/TatE family subunit: protein MFGSLGFTELILILFIVLIIFGAGKLPQLGEGIGKAIKGFKKSVHEADAIEAEAQAQAQQAEPVQAQALPAQPTVSAAAPAVEQPVTAAAPPPARA from the coding sequence ATGTTTGGCAGTCTAGGCTTTACAGAATTGATCCTGATCCTGTTTATCGTACTGATCATTTTCGGAGCAGGGAAGTTGCCGCAGCTTGGTGAAGGGATCGGCAAGGCGATTAAGGGCTTCAAGAAGTCCGTGCATGAAGCGGACGCCATTGAGGCGGAGGCTCAGGCGCAAGCGCAACAGGCCGAACCGGTACAGGCTCAGGCCCTCCCGGCTCAACCGACTGTGTCGGCAGCCGCGCCGGCAGTGGAACAACCGGTGACTGCGGCTGCGCCGCCTCCTGCGCGCGCTTGA